The following are encoded together in the Arthrobacter sp. Y-9 genome:
- the ettA gene encoding energy-dependent translational throttle protein EttA translates to MAEFIYTMTKARKAVGDKVILDDVSMSFFPGAKIGVVGPNGAGKSTILKIMAGLDTPSNGEARLSPGYTVGILLQEPPLNEEKTVLGNVQEGVAEIYSKVQRFNEISEEMANPDADYDALLEEMGKLQEAIDAANAWDLDSQLEQAMDALRCPPGDADVTVLSGGERRRVALCKLLLQKPDLLLLDEPTNHLDAESVLWLEQHLSNYEGAVLAVTHDRYFLDHVAQWICEVDRGRLYPYEGNYSTYLEKKRARLEVQGKKDAKMAKRLAEELDWVRSNAKGRQTKSKARLARYEEMAAEAERTRKLDFEEIQIPPGPRLGNLVIEAENLRKGFDDRVLIDGLTFSLPRNGIVGVIGPNGVGKSTLFKTIVGLEPLDGGELKIGDTVKISYVDQSRGGIDPEKTLFEVVSDGLDFIQVGQVEMPSRAYVAAFGFKGPDQQKKAGVLSGGERNRLNLALTLKQGGNVLLLDEPTNDLDVETLSSLENALLEFPGCAVVVSHDRWFLDRVATHILAYEGTEEDPANWYWFEGNFESYEANKVDRLGAEAARPHRVTHRRLTRD, encoded by the coding sequence ATGGCGGAATTCATTTACACGATGACCAAGGCTCGCAAGGCCGTTGGTGACAAGGTCATTCTCGATGACGTCAGCATGTCGTTCTTCCCCGGTGCCAAAATCGGTGTCGTGGGCCCGAACGGTGCTGGTAAGTCGACCATCCTCAAGATCATGGCCGGGCTGGACACCCCCTCCAATGGTGAGGCCCGGCTGAGCCCCGGTTACACCGTGGGCATCCTTCTCCAGGAGCCTCCTCTGAATGAGGAGAAGACCGTCCTGGGCAACGTCCAGGAAGGTGTCGCTGAGATCTACTCCAAGGTCCAGCGCTTCAACGAGATCTCCGAAGAGATGGCCAATCCCGATGCGGATTACGACGCTCTCCTCGAAGAGATGGGCAAGCTGCAGGAGGCCATCGACGCCGCCAATGCCTGGGACCTCGACTCCCAGCTCGAGCAGGCCATGGACGCGCTGCGCTGCCCGCCGGGCGACGCCGACGTGACGGTCCTCTCCGGTGGTGAGCGCCGCCGCGTCGCACTCTGCAAGCTCCTGCTGCAGAAGCCCGACCTCCTCCTGCTCGATGAGCCCACCAACCACCTGGACGCCGAGAGCGTGCTGTGGCTGGAACAGCACCTCAGCAACTACGAGGGCGCCGTTCTGGCGGTCACCCACGACCGCTACTTCCTGGACCACGTCGCACAGTGGATCTGTGAAGTCGACCGTGGACGTCTCTACCCGTACGAGGGCAACTACTCCACGTACCTGGAGAAGAAGCGCGCCCGTCTGGAAGTCCAGGGCAAGAAGGACGCCAAGATGGCCAAGCGCCTGGCCGAGGAACTGGACTGGGTCCGTTCCAACGCCAAGGGCCGCCAGACCAAGTCCAAGGCCCGTCTGGCCCGTTACGAGGAGATGGCTGCGGAGGCCGAGCGCACCCGTAAGCTCGACTTCGAAGAGATCCAGATCCCGCCGGGACCGCGCCTGGGCAACCTCGTCATCGAGGCCGAGAACCTGCGCAAGGGCTTCGATGACCGCGTCCTGATCGACGGCCTGACCTTCTCCCTGCCCCGCAACGGCATCGTCGGTGTCATCGGCCCCAACGGCGTCGGCAAGTCCACGCTCTTCAAGACCATCGTCGGCCTGGAACCCCTGGATGGCGGCGAGCTCAAGATCGGTGACACGGTCAAGATCTCCTACGTCGACCAGAGCCGTGGCGGCATCGATCCGGAGAAGACCCTCTTCGAGGTCGTCTCCGACGGTCTGGACTTCATCCAGGTCGGCCAGGTCGAGATGCCGTCCCGCGCCTACGTGGCCGCCTTCGGCTTCAAGGGCCCGGACCAGCAGAAGAAGGCCGGTGTGCTCTCCGGTGGTGAGCGCAACCGCCTGAACCTCGCGCTGACCCTCAAGCAGGGCGGCAACGTCCTGCTCCTCGATGAGCCCACCAACGACCTCGACGTCGAAACCCTCAGCAGCCTCGAGAATGCACTGCTGGAGTTCCCCGGCTGCGCCGTGGTCGTCAGCCACGACCGCTGGTTCCTGGACCGAGTGGCCACGCACATCCTGGCCTACGAAGGCACCGAAGAGGACCCGGCCAACTGGTACTGGTTCGAGGGCAACTTCGAGTCCTACGAGGCCAACAAGGTCGACCGTCTGGGCGCCGAAGCGGCTCGTCCGCACCGCGTGACGCACCGCCGCCTGACCCGCGACTGA